The region ttattaatgatatttgtcAATAATGGTGGTGGCAAATATGTGTTTTTCAATCACAGTGCATGGAATGGTTTGACAGTGGCAGATTTAGTATTACCTTggtaatcatttatattttgcgctATGTGTTCATACATTccgttctattattattttttttttttgtatatattataatttcaggTTTGCGTGGATTATGGGATTATCGATTACTATATCGAAGCGATCTGAATTTCGTGTATCAAGttcacgtaaaaaaattattttgcgttgCCTGCAACGTGCATTTATCCTCATTCTTCTCGGATTGATGTTAAACTCGATAGATTCAAATTCATTAAAGAATCTTCGTTTTCCGGGTGTCCTTCAATTATTGGCTATATCGTATTTCGTATGCGCCACAATTGAGACTATATTCATGAAGATGCACTCTCAGGTTCAaaccacatttttttttaaatcaataacatTACACACATCTGCTAAAGCACtaatttgtgataataaacatttagGACGATTTGTTACAGTTTGGTCGGTTCACTATTCTGCGAGATATCCTGAGTAATTGGGTGCAATGGTTGATCATTTTGGTAATCGTAGCGACGCATACTTTAATCATGTTTCTCTTGCCTGTTCCAAACTGTCCAAGAGGATATTTAGGGCCTGGTGGTTACTCTCATTTTGGACAATTCCAAAACTGTACTGGAGGTGCAACTGGTTATATAGATAGACTTGTTTTTGGAAGTCATATATATTCCAAAACACAAAATCCTGTATATGGCACCATTTTACCTCACGATCCTGAAGGTATagcataagaaaaaagaaaatattcacattCTTTAACActaaatttcgataaatttagaaGTTTTTTGCATATGTTAatgaatgttaaatttataattaacacatTGTATAATACAGGTATAATGAACACTATGTCTATAATACTTGTTGTATACTTGGGAGTCCATGCTGGAAAGATTTTATTACTCTACTACCAATGCAATGCTAGAGTAATACGCTGGTTGTTATGGTCAGGTGTTATGGTAAACTTCGACGTTCTTCAACTTCaactttttaatacaatataaaaaaaatatgatatacataatttatataatcataaaataataatcgatatttataatatttatacacaggGTATTATTGCTGGactattatgtaattttgataaagaatCTGGAGTGATACCAGTCAGTAAGAAAATGATGTCACTTTCGTTTGTTTTGACTGTATcttgttttgcatttttattatacacaatcTTACATTTCTTTGTCGATTATAAACAATACTGGAGTGGAGCACCATTTATTTATGCAGGTTTgtgatattattcaatatgaatgtttcttttttttgaatgCCCAAAAATCATAGCTTTTTTATCCatcaaaaatgcaattaaaaataagaaatttcatattttgcatatttttataggttTAAATCCGATTACTCTCTATATCGGTCATACTATTACCAAGGGATTATTCCCATGGGCTTGGAAATTGATGTATCCTACACATTGGTCAGTCCTTGCTATGAATTTATGGACTACAACTTTATGGGGTATTATCGCATATTGGCTTTACTGGaaggatattattatatcaatttaaagctattaaaaattgcttctTAAATTAACATAGATCTGTAAAgaattaagtaaattattgAAGATTGTTATACTCTGTATGCATGTACATGCTTATAGAATTACATGAGTAATGAAGCAAATATTCAAagttttgtgataaaaaaaatgacaaaaaagagaaaataactttattgcaTAGAccagcattatatatataatcattgctcatttataaattttgtaaaataatataatttttaaaagtattattgtgtattaattttctgaataaaaatgttttataaactttaccaaactatattttatatttccaacaataattttcataaagaattaaattattatatcattatttacaataaatgttgaattatacagtataaataatatatgaaacaaatgATACAGCAAATAATTTGtgcaataatacattattatcctTATAGGAATATCttatcatttatacatttctgtCTTTTGGATCCTTATAGGGCAAACCTAAgatcttaaaaatatcttcttcacatgtaattttttcaggTTCTCCTGGACAAcctgaaaatataatctttcttatatttatgaaatttttttggatTGTTATACTTTTacacattattctttttaattctacCTTCAATTGTAAGAGGCTTGAGTGCGTATTCATTCAACgtgtattttttctctaatgcATGTGCTCTCATATTTTGGTTGAATAAATCACTTCCTGTGAAATACAATATGGCACAATAATATTGATCATAAAATGTCAATCGTATGTCCAATCTTCTAAAAGGTTTATGTTTATTCTCCGGTAATTGACACACTCCctacaaaaaacaattttataattgggTATTTAAAAGTTTGTCAACTTATTTTACTTCATTTACCATGAATTTACTGGATCCAAGAGATATTGTatctataatcaattttttcttttcaagatATTCAACAATTGTTTTCAATgatatagttttctttttcacatcttttatttttgatgtgTAATCAGGATGTGTTATGAGAACATCAATATCTCCACTTTCTTCTTTGCCTCTTCTATAACTTCCACAAATAGTTACAAGATAATCACGATTTAATTCTTTGATAGCATCTTTTAGTATACTCTCTATTTGTACAATTTCTGCTCTGGGTATTTTCTTCTCAAAGTCatcaaaatatctaaaaaaattttcatcagtAAAAATGTCTCTAATGTATGGATTAGTTTCATACTTCAATCCCAGCTTTTGATGATGTGTGAGCTTGTTTTGATGTTTCTTAAGGTCTTCCAATGTTTTGATACCAGCATCTACTAATTCTTTGGCCTTAGCAGGACCTATGCCAGATATTCGAGCCAATAAACTGATAGcaacattattttcatcttttttaatctgaaaaaaagtataatattaagatttttaaatttacatttttgtttacattaagaattcaacaaaaataaaaatgattcaaataCATCTTCAAGTTTTTGCAGCTTTCCAGTTTGAAGAAATTCATCTATCTTCTTTGCGATTTTTACTCCTATACCaggtaatttttttgcttCGTCCCCGCTCTTAACTCTCTCTGGTAATGTGCTTAATGTCCCAGCTGCTTTAC is a window of Cataglyphis hispanica isolate Lineage 1 chromosome 4, ULB_Chis1_1.0, whole genome shotgun sequence DNA encoding:
- the LOC126848974 gene encoding heparan-alpha-glucosaminide N-acetyltransferase-like isoform X2, giving the protein MSIANQHIVTNPCLDANVSLGIDEACFSIINEYDTRVALYSYPSECYLCKNILQTYLPKQKNTTLVISTKYPLHIFYEDAQLLQFCHTTYNFKEHGSYGWNISKESLCSEIYTIHEPVNSYLPIFAAFMVYILLMVSCATFKIITHVIKRKLSANNVHDDLDRLQEAETSNPIIGTNRSSTRIRSVDTFRGIAILLMIFVNNGGGKYVFFNHSAWNGLTVADLVLPWFAWIMGLSITISKRSEFRVSSSRKKIILRCLQRAFILILLGLMLNSIDSNSLKNLRFPGVLQLLAISYFVCATIETIFMKMHSQFGRFTILRDILSNWVQWLIILVIVATHTLIMFLLPVPNCPRGYLGPGGYSHFGQFQNCTGGATGYIDRLVFGSHIYSKTQNPVYGTILPHDPEGIMNTMSIILVVYLGVHAGKILLLYYQCNARVIRWLLWSGVMGIIAGLLCNFDKESGVIPVSKKMMSLSFVLTVSCFAFLLYTILHFFVDYKQYWSGAPFIYAGLNPITLYIGHTITKGLFPWAWKLMYPTHWSVLAMNLWTTTLWGIIAYWLYWKDIIISI
- the LOC126848974 gene encoding heparan-alpha-glucosaminide N-acetyltransferase-like isoform X1, whose translation is MSIANQHIVTNPCLDANVSLGIDEACFSIINEYDTRVALYSYPSECYLCKNILQTYLPKQKNTTLVISTKYPLHIFYEDAQLLQFCHTTYNFKEHGSYGWNISKESLCSEIYTIHEPVNSYLPIFAAFMVYILLMVSCATFKIITHVIKRKLSANNVHDDLDRLQEAETSNPIIGTNRSSTRIRSVDTFRGIAILLMIFVNNGGGKYVFFNHSAWNGLTVADLVLPWFAWIMGLSITISKRSEFRVSSSRKKIILRCLQRAFILILLGLMLNSIDSNSLKNLRFPGVLQLLAISYFVCATIETIFMKMHSQDDLLQFGRFTILRDILSNWVQWLIILVIVATHTLIMFLLPVPNCPRGYLGPGGYSHFGQFQNCTGGATGYIDRLVFGSHIYSKTQNPVYGTILPHDPEGIMNTMSIILVVYLGVHAGKILLLYYQCNARVIRWLLWSGVMGIIAGLLCNFDKESGVIPVSKKMMSLSFVLTVSCFAFLLYTILHFFVDYKQYWSGAPFIYAGLNPITLYIGHTITKGLFPWAWKLMYPTHWSVLAMNLWTTTLWGIIAYWLYWKDIIISI
- the LOC126849000 gene encoding DNA polymerase beta-like, which gives rise to MGKRKATNNTNNSNQDLCDFLLELADFERNVSKNVYKYNAYRKAAGTLSTLPERVKSGDEAKKLPGIGVKIAKKIDEFLQTGKLQKLEDIKKDENNVAISLLARISGIGPAKAKELVDAGIKTLEDLKKHQNKLTHHQKLGLKYFDDFEKKIPRAEIVQIESILKDAIKELNRDYLVTICGSYRRGKEESGDIDVLITHPDYTSKIKDVKKKTISLKTIVEYLEKKKLIIDTISLGSSKFMGVCQLPENKHKPFRRLDIRLTFYDQYYCAILYFTGSDLFNQNMRAHALEKKYTLNEYALKPLTIEGCPGEPEKITCEEDIFKILGLPYKDPKDRNV